One Nerophis ophidion isolate RoL-2023_Sa linkage group LG06, RoL_Noph_v1.0, whole genome shotgun sequence genomic region harbors:
- the cryaa gene encoding alpha-crystallin A chain → MDITIQHPWFRRALGSVYPARLFDQFFGEGMFDYDLFPYTASTISPYYRQSLFRSFLDSSNSGTSEVRSDKDKFTVYLDVKHFSPDELSVKVTDDYVEIQGKHGERQDDHGYISREFHRRYRLLSSVDQSAITCTLSADGLLTLTGPKHGGGSESGRSERNIPVTRDDKPNIAASS, encoded by the exons ATGGATATTACCATCCAGCATCCCTGGTTCAGACGCGCTCTGGGTTCGGTCTACCCAGCTCGACTTTTCGATCAGTTCTTTGGAGAGGGCATGTTTGATTATGACCTCTTCCCTTACACTGCCTCCACTATAAGCCCTTATTACAGACAGTCCCTGTTCCGGAGCTTTCTGGATTCTTCTAACTCTGGAACATCAGAG GTAAGGTCCGACAAGGATAAGTTCACAGTTTACCTGGATGTTAAACACTTCTCCCCTGACGAGCTGAGTGTGAAGGTTACAGATGACTATGTAGAGATCCAGGGCAAGCATGGAGAGAGACAG GATGACCATGGTTACATTTCCCGTGAGTTTCACCGACGCTACCGCCTCCTTTCCAGTGTGGACCAATCAGCcattacctgcacgctgtccgCAGACGGCCTGCTGACGCTGACAGGGCCGAAGCATGGCGGAGGGAGCGAATCTGGTCGTAGTGAGCGCAACATCCCGGTCACCCGTGATGACAAGCCCAATATTGCTGCCTCCTCCTAA